The segment AGCTTCGCCGTCGACAACAATCGGCGGTCAGCATTGACTGCACTGCGTGATCTGGAGTCGTCGTTTGTGGATTTCGTAGCCGACGAAGGGAACGTTGAACACCAGATGCGGACGCGCGCCATTCTGGCGGTTGTGAAAGCAAATGCAGAGGCCCGACTCAAACTCCTGCAGGAGCACATCAGGTAACACGGGGCAGATGGGTATGCATGGCAACGAGACAGAGAGTAGTCGTACGGCAAACGCGAACCATCCGGTGACCGTCGTATCCGGTATTCAACCGTCGGGAACGCTTCACATCGGCAACTATTTCGGAGCCCTTCGACAGCACATCGAGCTGCACACACGGCACGATGCGTACTACTTCATTGTCAACTACCACGCTCTCACCAGTGTGCACGATCGCGAGGCCCTGAGCACGTACACGCTCGACGTCGCGCTTGATTACCTGGCGCTCGGTTTTGATCCGACGAAGGCGGCACTCTTCCTGCAAAGCGACATAACCGAAGTGACCGAGCTCGCGTGGATCTTCCTCACGCTCACACCGGTTTCACAGTTAGAGAAAGCGGTGGCATACAAGGACAAGATTGCGCAGGGCGCCTCTGCAAACGCCGGCCTTTTCAACTATCCGATCTTGCAGGCCGCCGACATCCTGATATATGGTGGTACACTGGTTCCTGTTGGCGCCGACCAGAAGCAGAACATTGAAATCTCACGCAACCTGGCGCAACGGTTCAACGCCGTCTTCTGTCCGGAAGATGATCCGCTGTTTCCGGTGCCGGAGCCTCTAATTCTCGATGACGTGGCCGTCGTTCCCGGTGTCGACGGGCGAAAGATGTCGAAGAGCTACGACAATACGATCGGCATCTTTGATGAGGGCGCTGAGCTGAAGAGAAAGGTGATGAGTATTGTGACGAACTCCACTCCGCTGGAAGAGCCGAAGAATCCGGACACGTGCAATGTCTTCTCGTTGATCAAGCTGTTTGCCGATGCCGAGACCACGGCCCGCGTTCGAGCAGCGTATCAGGCGGGCGGGTACGGCTACGGTCATGCCAAGAAGGAACTGCTGGGATTGATTACGGAGTATTTCGGAGAAGCCCGCGAACGCCGGCGTGACCTCGAGAAG is part of the Rhodothermales bacterium genome and harbors:
- the trpS gene encoding tryptophan--tRNA ligase, yielding MHGNETESSRTANANHPVTVVSGIQPSGTLHIGNYFGALRQHIELHTRHDAYYFIVNYHALTSVHDREALSTYTLDVALDYLALGFDPTKAALFLQSDITEVTELAWIFLTLTPVSQLEKAVAYKDKIAQGASANAGLFNYPILQAADILIYGGTLVPVGADQKQNIEISRNLAQRFNAVFCPEDDPLFPVPEPLILDDVAVVPGVDGRKMSKSYDNTIGIFDEGAELKRKVMSIVTNSTPLEEPKNPDTCNVFSLIKLFADAETTARVRAAYQAGGYGYGHAKKELLGLITEYFGEARERRRDLEKRPDYVRDVLQDGAEKARKKSDVIMARAREFTGILRSGS